The following are encoded together in the Coffea arabica cultivar ET-39 chromosome 1c, Coffea Arabica ET-39 HiFi, whole genome shotgun sequence genome:
- the LOC113723928 gene encoding UDP-glycosyltransferase 74G1-like: METHRAHCLILPYPVQGHINPMLQFAKRLQHEGVKVTFATTKFLFETVDEVSASISVGTISDGYDEGANGIVPEIYFPRFQKVGSETLTELVLKLQDSGRPVDCIIYDAFLPWCLDVAKDLGVRAGVFFTQSCAVNNIYNHVHKGLLKLPLEESGVDIPGLPPLLASDLPSFVSNPGLYPASSQLFVHDQMENFEEADWIFFNTFYGLEEEVIHWMAKILPVKTIGPTIPSMYLEKRLEDDKQYGLNLFKPMTNACMSWLNERSISSVVYVSFGSLAELEVKQMEELAWGLRASSYHFLWVVRESESKKLPEDFVKETFDKGLIISWCPQLDVLAHKSIGCFITHCGWNSTLEALSLGVPMIAMPQWTDQSTNAKFVTDIWNMGIKARPDETGIVRRDVINQCINLVMDGKKGQEISKHAKKWKDLARQAFDEGGSSDKNIKDFVSKLIQS; this comes from the exons ATGGAAACTCACAGAGCTCATTGCCTGATATTGCCATATCCCGTCCAAGGTCACATAAACCCAATGCTCCAATTTGCTAAGCGTCTGCAACATGAGGGCGTCAAAGTCACGTTTGCTACAACCAAGTTCTTGTTTGAAACCGTGGATGAAGTCTCAGCTTCTATCTCAGTGGGGACCATCTCTGATGGATATGATGAGGGAGCAAATGGAATTGTACCGGAAATATACTTTCCTAGGTTTCAAAAGGTTGGCTCAGAAACTCTGACTGAGCTAGTCTTGAAGCTTCAAGATTCGGGCCGTCCTGTTGATTGTATCATTTATGATGCATTCTTGCCGTGGTGTCTAGATGTAGCCAAGGATCTTGGCGTACGTGCGGGTGTGTTCTTCACTCAATCCTGTGCTGTCAATAACATCTACAACCATGTCCACAAAGGACTTTTGAAGCTTCCTCTAGAGGAGAGTGGAGTGGACATTCCCGGTTTGCCACCATTATTAGCTTCAGATCTGCCCTCTTTTGTGTCTAATCCTGGTCTATATCCAGCAAGTTCACAGCTGTTTGTACATGACcaaatggaaaattttgaagaagcTGACTGGATCTTTTTCAACACATTTTACGGGTTGGAGGAAGAG GTGATTCACTGGATGGCAAAAATCCTACCGGTAAAGACAATTGGACCAACTATTCCATCCATGTACTTAGAAAAGCGCCTTGAAGATGACAAGCAGTATGGTCTCAATCTTTTTAAGCCAATGACTAATGCTTGCATGTCATGGCTAAATGAAAGGTCAATCAGTTCAGTTGTTTATGTATCATTTGGAAGTTTGGCAGAACTTGAAGTTAAGCAGATGGAAGAATTAGCATGGGGCTTGAGAGCTAGCAGCTATCATTTTCTATGGGTGGTTAGAGAATCTGAATCAAAGAAGCTGCCAGAAGACTTTGTTAAAGAAACATTTGACAAAGGACTAATAATTTCATGGTGTCCTCAGCTTGACGTTTTAGCCCACAAATCTATAGGCTGCTTTATAACTCATTGTGGGTGGAATTCAACATTGGAGGCCTTAAGTTTGGGAGTCCCGATGATAGCAATGCCACAATGGACAGATCAAAGCACAAATGCCAAGTTTGTAACGGACATTTGGAATATGGGAATCAAAGCTCGGCCAGATGAAACTGGAATTGTTAGAAGAGATGTGATTAATCAATGCATAAACCTTGTGATGGACGGGAAGAAAGGACAAGAGATTAGTAAGCATGCAAAAAAGTGGAAGGATTTAGCAAGACAGGCTTTTGATGAAGGGGGAAGTTCagacaaaaatattaaagaCTTTGTCTCCAAATTGATTCAATCTTGA
- the LOC140038279 gene encoding uncharacterized protein — translation MGFGNTIVEKNESSNQDRTKAMIFLRHHLDEGLKSEYLTVKDPLVLWRDLKERFDHLKLIVLPKARYDWLHLRLQDFKSVNEYNSAMFRITSQLSLCGEKQYREKGFKKYSELIACLLLAEQNNELLLKNHESRPTGANPFPEANATQFQNSGRGRGRGRRGGRGGGRGRGRGRGRDRSKFVPRENFNRGKQQNVSQKRENNYDQKNGEKKVYEEKCYRCGMEGHWSRTCRTAEHLVDLYQASLKKKDKGVETNFIDQKNDYDDGDGADMTHLDVADFFEHPEDVNKYPMII, via the exons ATGGGTTTTGGTAATACTATTGTGGAAAAAAATGAATCCTCAAACCAAGACCGTACCAAAGCTATGATTTTTCTTCGTCATCATTTAGATGAAGGATTAAAATCAGAGTATCTTACTGTTAAAGATCCTCTTGTCCTTTGGCGAGATTTGAAAGAAAGATTCGACCACCTGAAGTTGATCGTTCTTCCAAAAGCCCGATATGATTGGCTTCACTTACGGCTGCAAGATTTTAAATCTGTCAACGAATATAATTCAGCCATGTTCAGAATCACTTCTCAATTATCATTATGTGGCGAAAAA CAATATCGAGAGAAGgggtttaaaaaatattctgaacTTATTGCATGTCTTCTCTTGGCTGAACAAAACAATGAATTGTTGCTGAAAAATCATGAGTCCCGACCAACTGGTGCAAATCCATTCCCTGAAGCGAATGCGACCCAATTTCAAAATTCtggtcgaggtcgtggacgtggccgtagAGGTGGCCGTGGAGGAGGCcgcggacgtggtcgtggccgtggacgTGATCGTAGTAAATTTGTGCCCCGTGAAAATTTTAACCGGGGCAAGCAACAAAATGTTTcccaaaagagagaaaataacTACGAtcagaaaaatggagaaaagaaagtttatgaagaaaaatgctaCCGGTGTGGTATGGAAGGTCATTGGTCTCGTACCTGTCGTACGGCCGAACACCTTGTTGACCTCTATCAAGCatcattgaaaaagaaagacaaaggtGTTGAGACAAATTTCATTGATCAAAAGAATGACTATGATGATGGTGATGGTGCTGACATGACACACCTCGATGTTGCTGATTTTTTTGAACATCCTGAAGATGTCAACAAATATCCCATGATTATTTAG